A window from Candidatus Bathyarchaeia archaeon encodes these proteins:
- a CDS encoding S8 family serine peptidase — MKRLAISLTFALLLLAPSVFIAPRAEAASTEYNYLSKIDRDLMKLISNSESQSVDTIVVASRGLDSVRQLVLSYGGTVRFSLESINALAVTVPSTSVESVAKSSSVKKIWLDQQVSLKAQADVSNIKADLIQSIINKVADKKASAETTGGDKAFHEGLNPELYTIPEEGIVSAAKEKETDISLFEIGLADVTPQTYFTYQVGAENLWAMGYTGAGTYIAVLDVGATAAHPMISSAIVGGHSTVPSEPNWDSVSATHGTMTSSMAVGRPVIAVMPDTYSLARAVARWFPSKIIPPRTYPWGTIPAGYVGIAFIGEAPSAGLWVEKVLTFGGSGAISWILAGMQYVLNLRRTTPYHIDVVSMSLGLPMPWSAINDGTDPWSLMVNVLAYYGITVVQSSGNAGPGAFTITQSAVADKNVGVGGYVYARMLKTYLDAYYGYGYSDLYAHMGDDEEMVFYFASRGPTRDYRTGVAVVAPCAFTIGAGDTSSMYWGAGTSFSAPRVAGEALLLIQYYKAYKGMYPTPETVRAAIVVGADYIPGYHKIEEGGGRWNPYKAAGEILKKNVVGQANNILDVNNFHDLRVTGALSFTNGVAEQTIQSLGIEHYSRFYFSLSDPDMYRISITNIAETLPGGNTLYMWVFDPKGDLANIGMAWTSGGTVLNYGQTGYYYYLVGETQYSGVYKWNQHWTPMDPGIWEVVVENDYYSWEPVGYTIRVEKSEVSMSASASKVTLRNDGVDLGLSAPGGLKAYEGNTASFSGSVKQGQVYGTAFNVLPDTKELLVTLDWDDDYTDKYPADLDLYLIDPFGTMWVAYDPPNSPMGIFGATVNIPETDYFGDYTAANIRAGTWTILVAGYKITPVTAQENFLISIEGRIRDATRPTKVYSVESLDYDFEMPGVANQLFSGDDTYAAYTLPFSFPFYDGRDYTTIYVGSNGYITFDAGFSQYYDLWNLFLQHPMIAAMSMDLVTSAYAIPHGNYVTILWHGRAFGVPPDRNLMLVQLYDNGDIVMSYSDWISGYGGLSKGDGAAYMTISPADLTAFKFAYSYTPIIIDAYTYSVSSISYFWETGGTPIFSGDDTYGTYALPFSFPFYGTNYNTIYVGSNGYITFNQGYTYYTDSSIWNMFLTTRTIAVMGSDLVTTGYVTDHGNYVTIRWYGRAYGVPPDHELMLVQLYDNGNILVSYTDWISGRAGVSKGDGATYITISPADSTAYQYTYEHTTMEYRLVSYTVTSEQFFWEDIVMPLVSGDDAYATYVVPFSFPFCGSSYSTVYVGTNGYITFLQGYTSYSGLLGLFMSTPMVSAMARDLVTSVYAINHGTYVTFLWIGRAFGEPTSNVRPLVQAKLHSDGAVVLSYADWLTDAEVAGVSDGDGVNYVTISPDDLTTFRITVSAIIPAAVEFANQNPWLPAGATVEIYYTAHVPGNYIFVAKHYWVEKFFRDGGVYAWIFGRFLYDNAEANH, encoded by the coding sequence TTGAAACGCTTAGCAATATCCTTAACGTTTGCACTACTACTATTGGCTCCTTCAGTGTTCATTGCACCAAGAGCAGAAGCAGCTAGCACAGAATACAATTACCTCTCAAAGATAGACCGAGACTTGATGAAGCTAATCAGCAACAGCGAAAGCCAATCCGTAGACACGATTGTCGTTGCTTCGCGAGGCTTAGACTCTGTGCGCCAATTGGTTCTGTCGTACGGAGGCACTGTCAGATTTTCGTTGGAGTCCATTAATGCGCTCGCGGTCACTGTTCCGTCGACCAGTGTGGAAAGCGTTGCCAAGAGCAGTAGCGTTAAAAAGATTTGGTTAGACCAGCAAGTGAGCCTTAAAGCGCAGGCTGATGTCTCAAACATCAAGGCAGACCTAATACAGAGCATCATCAACAAGGTTGCAGACAAGAAAGCGAGTGCTGAGACAACCGGCGGAGACAAGGCATTCCATGAAGGCTTGAATCCTGAACTCTACACAATCCCTGAAGAGGGAATTGTGAGCGCCGCGAAAGAGAAAGAGACCGACATTAGTTTGTTCGAAATCGGCTTAGCTGACGTTACGCCACAAACTTACTTCACATATCAGGTTGGAGCTGAAAACCTGTGGGCCATGGGATATACTGGAGCAGGAACTTACATAGCCGTCTTGGATGTTGGCGCCACAGCAGCGCATCCAATGATAAGTAGCGCTATCGTGGGCGGTCACTCCACAGTTCCATCAGAACCCAACTGGGACTCAGTCTCGGCAACGCACGGCACTATGACTTCAAGCATGGCAGTAGGCAGACCCGTTATTGCAGTAATGCCCGACACTTACAGCCTCGCTAGAGCCGTAGCAAGGTGGTTCCCAAGCAAAATCATACCGCCAAGAACATACCCGTGGGGCACTATCCCAGCGGGATATGTCGGCATTGCCTTCATCGGCGAAGCACCAAGCGCTGGGCTGTGGGTAGAGAAGGTTTTGACTTTCGGTGGAAGCGGCGCCATCTCTTGGATCTTGGCAGGCATGCAGTACGTGCTCAACTTGCGCAGAACTACGCCCTACCACATCGACGTTGTAAGCATGAGCCTAGGATTGCCAATGCCATGGAGCGCCATAAACGACGGCACAGACCCATGGTCACTAATGGTGAACGTGCTAGCCTACTATGGAATAACCGTGGTTCAATCATCTGGAAATGCAGGTCCAGGCGCGTTCACGATAACTCAGTCTGCGGTGGCTGACAAAAACGTCGGTGTCGGAGGATACGTCTACGCTCGCATGTTGAAAACATACCTGGACGCATACTACGGCTACGGATACTCAGATCTCTACGCTCACATGGGCGACGATGAAGAAATGGTGTTCTACTTTGCAAGCAGAGGCCCAACCCGCGACTACCGAACAGGAGTTGCAGTTGTGGCTCCATGCGCTTTCACAATAGGCGCTGGCGATACAAGTAGCATGTACTGGGGCGCTGGAACCAGCTTCTCCGCACCAAGAGTTGCAGGCGAAGCCTTGCTCTTGATTCAGTATTACAAAGCGTACAAGGGCATGTATCCAACTCCAGAGACCGTTAGAGCCGCCATCGTGGTGGGCGCGGACTACATTCCAGGCTACCACAAAATCGAAGAAGGTGGCGGACGATGGAACCCCTACAAAGCAGCAGGTGAAATCCTAAAGAAAAACGTCGTTGGGCAAGCAAACAACATTCTGGACGTCAACAACTTCCACGACTTGCGTGTCACCGGCGCACTGTCCTTCACAAACGGCGTAGCCGAACAGACAATTCAATCATTAGGCATCGAACACTATTCCCGGTTCTACTTCAGCTTGTCCGACCCAGACATGTACAGGATTTCGATAACCAACATTGCTGAAACCCTCCCGGGCGGCAACACTCTCTACATGTGGGTGTTTGACCCGAAGGGCGACTTGGCCAACATAGGCATGGCGTGGACAAGCGGCGGCACTGTCCTGAATTACGGGCAGACAGGATACTACTACTACCTTGTCGGCGAAACACAGTACAGCGGCGTTTACAAGTGGAACCAGCACTGGACACCGATGGATCCGGGCATATGGGAAGTAGTCGTTGAAAACGACTACTACAGCTGGGAACCAGTGGGCTATACCATTCGAGTGGAGAAAAGCGAAGTATCAATGAGCGCTTCGGCTTCCAAAGTCACACTTAGAAACGACGGAGTAGACTTGGGTTTGAGCGCGCCAGGAGGTCTGAAAGCCTACGAAGGCAACACAGCCTCATTCTCTGGCTCGGTTAAGCAAGGTCAAGTCTATGGCACAGCTTTCAACGTCCTTCCGGACACTAAGGAACTGCTTGTGACTCTAGACTGGGACGACGATTACACAGACAAATATCCAGCTGACCTAGACCTCTACCTGATCGACCCGTTTGGAACTATGTGGGTTGCTTACGATCCACCGAACAGCCCGATGGGCATATTCGGCGCCACGGTGAACATTCCAGAAACAGATTACTTCGGAGATTACACCGCCGCCAACATCAGAGCAGGAACATGGACGATTCTTGTCGCTGGCTACAAGATCACGCCAGTTACAGCCCAAGAGAACTTCCTAATCTCGATTGAGGGCAGGATTAGAGATGCTACAAGACCTACAAAGGTTTACAGCGTCGAGAGTCTTGACTATGACTTTGAAATGCCAGGTGTGGCGAATCAACTGTTTTCAGGCGACGACACATATGCGGCTTACACGTTGCCATTCAGCTTCCCATTCTACGACGGCAGAGACTACACCACAATCTACGTTGGCTCAAACGGTTACATAACTTTCGACGCGGGCTTCTCACAGTACTATGACCTTTGGAATTTGTTCTTACAGCATCCTATGATTGCAGCGATGTCCATGGACTTGGTAACATCAGCCTACGCAATACCCCATGGCAACTACGTCACGATATTATGGCACGGACGCGCTTTCGGAGTGCCGCCAGACCGCAACCTGATGCTTGTACAACTGTATGACAACGGCGACATAGTGATGTCCTACAGCGACTGGATAAGCGGATATGGTGGATTGAGCAAGGGCGACGGCGCAGCGTACATGACGATATCGCCAGCGGATTTGACTGCGTTCAAGTTCGCGTATTCGTACACGCCAATTATAATCGATGCCTACACCTACTCCGTCAGCAGCATATCTTACTTCTGGGAAACAGGCGGCACACCAATATTCAGCGGCGACGACACCTATGGCACGTACGCGTTGCCCTTTAGCTTCCCATTCTATGGCACAAACTACAACACCATATACGTTGGCTCAAACGGCTACATCACCTTCAACCAAGGTTACACGTATTACACTGACAGCAGCATTTGGAACATGTTCTTGACCACACGAACCATAGCGGTTATGGGAAGCGACTTGGTCACAACTGGCTACGTGACAGATCATGGCAACTACGTTACAATACGCTGGTACGGACGCGCTTACGGAGTCCCGCCAGACCATGAACTCATGCTCGTTCAACTCTACGATAACGGCAACATACTAGTGTCCTACACTGACTGGATAAGCGGACGAGCCGGAGTGAGCAAAGGCGACGGCGCCACATACATCACGATTTCACCAGCAGACAGCACGGCATATCAGTACACTTACGAGCACACCACCATGGAATACCGACTGGTCAGTTACACTGTCACAAGCGAACAATTCTTCTGGGAAGACATTGTCATGCCTTTGGTTTCAGGCGACGACGCATACGCAACATATGTTGTGCCGTTCAGCTTCCCGTTCTGTGGAAGCAGCTATTCCACCGTCTATGTGGGCACCAACGGTTACATCACGTTCCTCCAAGGCTACACCAGCTACTCTGGGCTTCTAGGTCTGTTCATGAGCACACCAATGGTCTCCGCTATGGCTAGAGACTTGGTGACATCGGTCTACGCTATCAACCACGGAACCTACGTTACCTTCCTATGGATTGGCAGAGCATTCGGCGAACCCACGTCGAACGTACGCCCCTTGGTGCAAGCCAAGCTACACTCCGACGGCGCTGTAGTTCTGTCCTACGCTGATTGGCTCACTGATGCGGAAGTTGCAGGAGTCAGCGACGGTGATGGCGTCAACTACGTCACTATTAGTCCAGACGACTTGACAACGTTCAGGATAACAGTCTCTGCAATCATTCCGGCAGCTGTTGAATTCGCTAACCAGAACCCATGGCTTCCCGCAGGCGCAACAGTGGAAATCTACTACACAGCTCATGTTCCAGGAAACTACATCTTCGTGGCGAAACACTACTGGGTAGAGAAATTCTTCAGAGACGGCGGAGTCTACGCATGGATCTTCGGACGCTTCCTCTACGACAACGCAGAAGCAAACCACTAG
- a CDS encoding CARDB domain-containing protein — protein sequence MDREKPAVSMAMFLLLIVGLVAVALGSSDFMFNRKARAATGTFSIADDYFPDTLPPPTEWNKTFGGAAWDVANSVIETNDGGFMLAGWTQSHGAGGGDFWLVKTNSAGRALWNRTYGGADYDEAHSVILSSDGGYALAGVTRSYGAGVTDFWLVKTDSNGNHQWNQTYGGAGYDYLFSAIRTSDDGYALAGYTESYGQGGDFWLVKTDVNGIMQWSEAYGGRGSEEARSVIQTSDGGYALAGETDPAGAIEPDFWWVKTAADGRKQRDQSYGGVNPEGAYSLVQTSDGDYALAGYTESWGNGILGYPDFWLVRIDSMGRELWTQAYGGLDGDSAESLIILASGGYAIAGATLSYGAGYWDSWLITVNSAGNLNWSQTYGGVGYDFAYSMIETSDRGFALAGDTFSYGGGSGDMWLVKVEGSIPRHDVAVINCASTKTVVGQGYSALINVTVENQGNRLEMVNVTVYANTTVVDALSSLQIITPGGIQVLSFTWTAIEGEFPKGNYALSAETVIPPPTVDADPTDNLLANGLITVSLPGDLSSNGRVDVFDLYRLGRAFASTYASSNWNADCDIDSNGTVDSADLSITNENYGKASR from the coding sequence ATGGATAGGGAAAAGCCGGCAGTCTCCATGGCAATGTTCTTATTGCTTATCGTAGGCTTGGTGGCAGTAGCCCTAGGTTCTTCAGATTTCATGTTTAACAGAAAAGCTAGGGCAGCAACGGGAACGTTCTCAATTGCAGACGATTACTTTCCTGATACTCTACCTCCTCCAACCGAGTGGAACAAAACTTTTGGAGGCGCTGCTTGGGATGTGGCAAACTCGGTAATTGAGACAAATGATGGAGGCTTCATGCTAGCAGGCTGGACTCAGTCTCACGGAGCCGGAGGCGGCGACTTCTGGTTGGTAAAAACCAATTCTGCCGGGCGAGCGCTTTGGAATCGAACTTATGGTGGAGCAGATTATGATGAGGCTCATTCTGTGATTTTGTCCAGTGATGGAGGATACGCGCTCGCTGGAGTCACACGGTCTTATGGCGCTGGAGTTACAGATTTCTGGCTGGTCAAAACCGACTCGAACGGTAATCATCAGTGGAATCAAACTTACGGTGGAGCAGGCTACGACTACCTTTTTTCTGCAATTAGAACGAGCGACGACGGCTACGCATTGGCTGGCTACACAGAATCGTACGGTCAAGGCGGAGACTTCTGGCTAGTCAAGACGGATGTCAATGGAATCATGCAATGGAGCGAAGCGTATGGAGGAAGAGGCTCGGAGGAAGCTCGCTCAGTGATTCAAACCAGCGACGGCGGATATGCGCTTGCAGGCGAAACCGATCCTGCTGGAGCGATTGAACCAGACTTCTGGTGGGTCAAAACAGCAGCAGATGGAAGAAAGCAAAGAGATCAATCATATGGAGGAGTGAATCCTGAGGGCGCCTACTCACTAGTCCAAACGTCTGATGGAGACTATGCGCTAGCTGGCTACACCGAATCATGGGGAAATGGAATACTTGGCTATCCGGATTTCTGGCTGGTCAGGATAGACTCGATGGGAAGAGAGCTTTGGACTCAGGCTTATGGAGGTTTAGATGGCGACTCTGCTGAGTCCTTGATTATCCTTGCAAGTGGTGGTTACGCAATTGCAGGCGCAACGCTGTCTTATGGCGCTGGCTACTGGGATTCCTGGCTGATCACGGTCAATTCTGCTGGGAACCTGAACTGGAGTCAAACGTATGGCGGTGTAGGCTACGATTTTGCCTATTCGATGATTGAGACTAGCGATAGAGGCTTTGCATTAGCTGGCGACACATTCTCCTATGGTGGGGGAAGCGGTGACATGTGGCTTGTTAAGGTTGAAGGCAGCATTCCACGACATGACGTAGCTGTCATTAATTGTGCGTCCACTAAGACGGTGGTGGGTCAAGGCTACTCAGCACTTATCAACGTGACTGTTGAAAATCAAGGCAACCGCTTGGAAATGGTGAACGTAACCGTATACGCTAATACAACTGTCGTTGATGCTCTTTCAAGCCTTCAGATAATAACACCTGGTGGTATCCAGGTCCTTTCATTCACTTGGACCGCAATTGAAGGAGAGTTTCCGAAGGGCAACTACGCCTTAAGCGCTGAGACAGTGATTCCTCCGCCAACGGTTGATGCAGATCCAACGGACAACTTGCTCGCCAACGGTTTGATAACTGTTTCATTACCGGGAGACTTGAGCAGTAACGGCAGGGTTGATGTTTTCGACCTATATCGGCTTGGAAGGGCATTTGCTTCGACGTATGCTAGCTCCAACTGGAATGCAGATTGCGACATAGATAGCAACGGCACTGTCGATAGTGCAGATTTGTCCATAACAAACGAAAACTACGGAAAAGCCAGTCGCTGA
- a CDS encoding DUF401 family protein: MGLVNPVVALLVSFGFLGVMLFKRVNLGITLNATALLLALLAVDIATIPAIIYRTTLEPLTIAVVLATFGIMMLSQLYKHTRVIDALSESVGKIINNPKIVSSILPAIIGFLPVAGGALMSAPLVDSQTEKLGLKPEKKAYVNIWFRHTIFPVYPLSQVLVITAALTGVAVPLIILRQIPVIAVMIIIGYLISFWKLSKTEKEARLNPVETQNVNSNLKRFLIAFAPIMATIIAVVALDAAGLGLAGIGLDVCVATFVGIIVLVLIAKPSRQVLVKPLRSWEIYGITLAAYGAFLLRNVTVATGISEILKAFVVNGGVDVIILLTLVPAVLGFVTGSPSGGVAISVSILAGLLAFSPKTAALLFMSAYLGYLIVPSHLCLAFTVDYFKCSMGKVYKYIIPSFLVSFIAALLVYFLA, translated from the coding sequence TTGGGACTCGTCAATCCAGTCGTGGCGCTTCTAGTGTCTTTTGGCTTTCTTGGCGTTATGCTATTCAAGCGAGTCAATCTCGGAATTACGTTGAACGCTACGGCTTTGCTTTTGGCATTGTTGGCAGTCGACATCGCAACCATTCCAGCGATAATCTACAGAACAACGCTTGAGCCGCTCACAATTGCGGTCGTGCTCGCAACGTTTGGAATAATGATGCTGAGCCAGCTCTATAAGCATACTAGAGTCATCGATGCTTTGAGTGAAAGCGTGGGCAAAATAATAAACAACCCAAAAATCGTGTCTAGCATTCTTCCAGCGATCATAGGGTTTCTTCCAGTTGCCGGCGGCGCCTTAATGTCGGCACCTCTTGTGGACTCTCAGACAGAGAAGCTGGGGTTGAAGCCTGAAAAGAAGGCTTATGTTAACATATGGTTCAGGCACACGATTTTCCCAGTTTATCCTCTGAGTCAAGTTCTGGTGATAACCGCAGCGCTCACTGGAGTAGCAGTACCGTTAATAATCCTGCGCCAAATTCCCGTAATTGCTGTCATGATCATCATAGGGTATCTCATCAGCTTCTGGAAACTTTCAAAAACAGAAAAAGAAGCGCGGTTGAACCCCGTCGAAACGCAGAACGTGAACTCAAACCTCAAACGATTCCTGATCGCGTTTGCACCGATCATGGCAACGATAATCGCAGTTGTTGCCTTGGATGCTGCAGGTCTGGGTCTTGCCGGCATAGGCTTGGATGTTTGTGTAGCTACGTTTGTAGGCATAATAGTGTTAGTGTTGATAGCTAAGCCGAGTCGACAAGTTTTGGTGAAGCCCCTGAGGAGCTGGGAGATCTATGGCATCACGTTGGCGGCTTATGGTGCGTTCCTGTTGAGAAACGTAACTGTTGCCACGGGCATCTCTGAGATCCTTAAAGCGTTTGTCGTTAACGGCGGTGTTGACGTCATTATATTGCTGACCCTTGTTCCAGCTGTTCTGGGTTTCGTCACTGGCTCTCCTTCGGGCGGGGTGGCCATAAGCGTCTCAATTCTGGCTGGCTTGCTGGCTTTTTCGCCAAAAACAGCTGCTTTGCTTTTCATGAGCGCGTATTTGGGCTATTTGATTGTGCCTTCACATTTGTGTCTGGCGTTCACTGTGGATTATTTCAAATGCTCGATGGGTAAAGTGTACAAGTACATAATTCCTTCGTTTTTGGTGTCATTCATAGCTGCTCTGCTGGTTTACTTTCTAGCCTGA
- a CDS encoding GNAT family N-acetyltransferase: MDLRTFTAKDGQKVTLRSIRWEDLDDCIEFINSLVDEGSNIAREAKVTRDEEADWLGRRLASIEKGELVDVVAEVDGKMVANAEVGRRKGNMNHVGDLGIGIRAGYPSIGIGAELMRSLIDQAKKMDMKMLVLEVFETNKIARKLYEKMGFIENGRIPKGIFKKGEYIDLIRMTREL; encoded by the coding sequence ATGGACTTGAGAACATTCACGGCTAAGGATGGACAAAAGGTTACCTTGCGATCAATCAGGTGGGAAGATCTGGACGACTGCATCGAATTCATTAACTCGCTAGTTGACGAAGGCTCTAACATAGCAAGAGAAGCCAAAGTCACTCGAGATGAGGAAGCAGACTGGCTTGGAAGACGACTCGCAAGCATTGAGAAAGGCGAGTTAGTTGACGTTGTAGCCGAGGTTGACGGCAAAATGGTTGCTAACGCTGAGGTTGGGCGTAGAAAGGGCAATATGAATCATGTTGGAGACCTCGGCATTGGGATACGCGCTGGTTACCCCAGCATAGGAATCGGCGCTGAACTGATGAGGTCGCTCATTGACCAAGCAAAGAAAATGGACATGAAAATGCTGGTTCTCGAGGTCTTCGAAACAAACAAGATCGCGAGGAAGCTCTACGAGAAAATGGGGTTCATAGAGAACGGCAGAATACCAAAAGGCATCTTCAAAAAAGGCGAATACATCGATTTGATTCGCATGACGCGTGAACTCTGA
- a CDS encoding phosphoribosyltransferase family protein, whose protein sequence is MSTHAEDLKFRLMTIELLRIAKRVPYTYRELSAKTGLPVTVLSRYAKGHVLPNAERAHQLWRTLTKLVGLQAELRRRIHFNSDGYFNNTDIIGDYNILRQAAHHALAVFAGKRVTKVLTAAVDGIPLGTMVANSLGVNLVIAKWNKEVGVPAFLEETYALRDSGVTMTLYIPKDALKKRDSVLIVDDMIKTGETQAALVTLAKKAKADIAGIYSIVAVGEEWQRRINLPKEAVEVVTRVNIP, encoded by the coding sequence ATGAGTACACATGCTGAAGACTTGAAGTTCAGGTTAATGACTATTGAGCTTCTGCGCATAGCGAAAAGGGTGCCTTACACTTATCGAGAACTGTCTGCGAAGACAGGTTTGCCTGTTACTGTGTTGAGTCGGTACGCGAAGGGTCATGTGTTGCCCAACGCTGAAAGAGCTCATCAGCTTTGGCGAACCCTGACCAAACTGGTGGGTTTGCAGGCTGAGTTGCGCCGAAGAATTCATTTCAACAGCGACGGATACTTCAACAATACCGATATCATCGGAGACTATAATATTTTGAGGCAAGCGGCTCATCATGCGTTGGCTGTTTTTGCTGGTAAAAGGGTGACCAAAGTCTTAACTGCTGCAGTTGACGGCATACCGTTGGGCACGATGGTTGCCAACTCGTTGGGCGTCAACCTTGTCATAGCAAAATGGAACAAGGAGGTGGGCGTTCCAGCATTTCTTGAGGAGACCTACGCGCTGAGAGACTCGGGAGTCACGATGACACTGTACATTCCCAAGGATGCACTCAAGAAGCGTGATAGCGTGCTCATTGTGGACGACATGATAAAAACAGGTGAAACCCAGGCCGCTCTAGTCACTCTGGCAAAGAAGGCAAAAGCTGACATCGCCGGTATTTATTCCATAGTTGCTGTGGGCGAGGAATGGCAGAGACGAATCAACCTCCCAAAGGAAGCGGTTGAAGTTGTTACTAGGGTAAATATACCGTAG
- a CDS encoding dual specificity protein phosphatase family protein yields MSLGRTSSHKPGNFSWVVKGKLAGSARPENEDQLRWLKDAGIKAIVCLNKERPLEDKQVTGLGFEYCFIPVKDFAAPKTEDIMEFVNFVNTMINQRMPVLVCCGAGIGRTGTMLAAYLVSQCKSPEEALKRIEEQRGIGVESFAQREVVFEYARLIGKCRKGDNES; encoded by the coding sequence TTGTCACTTGGGCGTACGTCGTCTCACAAGCCCGGGAATTTTTCATGGGTCGTTAAGGGCAAGTTGGCTGGCAGCGCAAGACCTGAAAATGAAGATCAACTCAGATGGCTCAAAGACGCAGGGATAAAGGCCATTGTCTGCTTAAACAAAGAGCGCCCACTCGAAGACAAGCAAGTCACAGGACTGGGGTTTGAATACTGTTTTATTCCTGTGAAGGATTTCGCGGCGCCAAAAACTGAGGACATAATGGAATTTGTGAATTTTGTTAATACCATGATTAACCAACGCATGCCTGTGTTGGTGTGCTGCGGAGCTGGGATTGGAAGGACAGGCACGATGCTGGCTGCGTATTTGGTCAGTCAGTGCAAGTCTCCTGAAGAAGCCCTAAAGCGAATTGAGGAACAACGCGGCATTGGAGTCGAATCCTTTGCGCAGAGAGAAGTTGTCTTCGAATACGCCCGCCTGATCGGCAAATGCAGGAAAGGTGATAACGAGTCCTGA
- a CDS encoding enoyl-CoA hydratase/isomerase family protein: protein MSLGFRNILYESAAGVAKISINHPPLNVLNTETLLELTMALEKARTDSSVSIVVITGVGDRAFSAGVDIRDHLPDKVSSTLSVFNKVFYALRGLDKPSVAVVNGVALGGGCELAMGCDLIIASEKAQFGQPEITVGAIPPVAVVLLPRLVGPAKAFELILTGDVISAAEAKQIGLVNKVVPQEKLEEAARELVAKLKDKSPVVLRLARMSLHQMLDANFKKELEEVTGIYLSLLMRTEDAVEGLKAFMEKRKPQWKGK, encoded by the coding sequence ATGAGCCTCGGTTTCAGGAATATTCTCTATGAAAGCGCAGCTGGCGTGGCAAAAATCAGCATCAACCATCCGCCGCTCAATGTACTCAACACGGAAACGCTGCTCGAGTTAACTATGGCGTTGGAAAAAGCACGAACAGACTCGTCAGTGTCTATTGTAGTAATCACTGGAGTAGGTGACAGAGCATTCAGCGCTGGTGTCGACATTAGAGATCATCTTCCAGACAAAGTTAGTTCAACGCTGTCGGTTTTCAACAAGGTTTTCTATGCGCTGCGAGGTTTAGATAAGCCCTCTGTTGCTGTTGTTAATGGCGTCGCCTTAGGTGGTGGCTGCGAACTGGCTATGGGCTGCGACCTGATAATCGCGTCTGAGAAAGCGCAGTTTGGACAGCCTGAGATAACGGTTGGCGCCATTCCTCCAGTTGCAGTTGTTCTCTTGCCCAGACTCGTTGGTCCGGCGAAAGCGTTTGAGCTGATTCTGACTGGCGATGTGATATCGGCGGCTGAAGCCAAACAAATAGGTTTAGTCAACAAAGTAGTGCCACAGGAGAAGCTTGAAGAAGCCGCAAGAGAGTTGGTGGCAAAGCTGAAGGACAAAAGCCCGGTTGTGCTTAGGCTTGCACGAATGTCGCTGCATCAAATGCTCGACGCCAATTTCAAGAAGGAACTTGAAGAAGTAACTGGCATTTACCTCAGTCTGCTAATGCGCACGGAAGATGCGGTTGAGGGTCTCAAAGCCTTTATGGAAAAGAGAAAGCCTCAATGGAAGGGCAAGTAA
- a CDS encoding CBS domain-containing protein — MSGEAGRRETFRRGLRDYGPLGLKTHPAKKREGDVLNIAKRPVVTMAPTTPVYDAIKTMVKEGFRRMPVAEPATKRLLGIFTATDVVDFLGGGNKFQLVQRKHDGNFFKAINEPIKSIMTQDVVYVYTTSTISQALEIMKNHKIGGLPVVDEDKRVQAILTERDLLTFFAGMLSGVKVVNVMSLKLVTATPNMSIFEAEKTMVEKGFRRLPVVVNGKVVGMATARTILRFFGSGEVFKHLRSGTMAQVLQTSILEAATKDVYFVSPDADVGEAAEIMQQKNVGSVLVAKDERLVGIVTERDFFKLIV; from the coding sequence ATGTCTGGAGAAGCAGGTAGGAGAGAGACGTTCAGGCGTGGTTTACGTGACTATGGTCCGTTAGGCTTGAAAACTCATCCAGCCAAGAAACGCGAGGGAGATGTACTAAACATAGCAAAGCGTCCCGTTGTGACGATGGCGCCTACAACCCCAGTTTATGATGCCATCAAAACCATGGTGAAAGAAGGCTTTCGACGCATGCCCGTAGCTGAACCCGCCACCAAGAGGCTTTTGGGCATTTTTACAGCTACTGATGTTGTGGATTTCCTTGGCGGAGGAAATAAGTTCCAGCTCGTCCAGCGCAAACACGACGGCAACTTCTTCAAAGCAATCAATGAGCCGATAAAATCCATTATGACTCAAGACGTCGTTTATGTCTACACCACCTCGACCATAAGCCAAGCATTGGAGATCATGAAAAATCACAAGATCGGCGGGCTGCCTGTAGTTGACGAAGACAAGCGCGTCCAGGCAATTCTCACTGAACGTGACCTACTCACTTTCTTTGCTGGAATGTTAAGCGGAGTAAAAGTAGTCAACGTGATGAGTCTGAAGCTGGTGACCGCAACGCCGAACATGTCCATTTTTGAAGCTGAAAAAACCATGGTTGAGAAGGGTTTCAGGCGTTTGCCAGTGGTGGTTAACGGCAAGGTAGTTGGCATGGCAACCGCGCGGACGATACTGCGCTTCTTCGGTTCAGGCGAAGTCTTCAAGCATTTGCGATCTGGAACCATGGCGCAGGTGTTGCAGACATCTATTTTGGAAGCTGCTACAAAAGACGTGTATTTCGTAAGCCCAGATGCTGATGTGGGCGAAGCGGCAGAAATCATGCAACAGAAGAACGTTGGCTCCGTTCTTGTGGCGAAAGATGAAAGACTTGTTGGAATCGTTACCGAGAGGGACTTTTTCAAGCTAATAGTCTAG